The Sabethes cyaneus chromosome 1, idSabCyanKW18_F2, whole genome shotgun sequence DNA segment TTCCACGGCAACTGCGATCACTTACTAGGTTGCTCGATTTCACACGCCGCCCAAATGTCTGCCACGGAAATTTCTTCACTGGCCAGAAACTTGCTGCCCTTGCCGAGATACTCCTCCTCTATGAAGTCCAGACAATCGGCCAGCTCCTGGCGGTACTGTTCGGCCCGTTCCGGGTTCACCTTGCTGCCCATCAGTTTCGGTCTTAGCCACATGTACTGAAAGTAGACTGCCCCTCTGGCGCGAGTGTTATGATGCTGCCACTCCAGATACTCATCGATGCGGGCCCTCAGCCGGCTATCGGCCGGATACCAGTGATCAGCGATCTTGTACTCCCGCGCTAGGTATCGCAGAATGGCTACACTTTCCGCCAGGTGGAGGCCTTTGTCCACGATGCACGGTACCTTCTGAAAACGATTGACCGCCTTGAATTCGTCCGTCAAGTGTTCACCTGCCAATGGATGGAAGTTTTGAACGTGCATTTAAGTTATTTATGTTACGACATACCTTTTCCCAAATTGACAATACATTTTTCGTAGGGAATGTTGGCCTTTTCCAGAAATATGTATAGCGCCCGGCTGGGCTGCGACATAAGGTCGTAGTAATAGCGAAGAGTTTTTGCCATTGCTTTGGCTGGCTGGAAGAAAAACGATGCTTACGGTTTTACtatttaaaacaactgaaactttTGTGCAAATCAAAGGTCAACAGCTCTCGCACTTGTGATAAGCTTACTTACCACCAATCGAGCCGGTTTATGAGGTGCACACAGATAACATGtgtatttttatgttttatttgttttgtttgtgtttgtggGTGTGTATTCGAAGCTGTTTGAACCGTAAACATCAGAGATAGGAAAATGCATAGTCATGCTTTCACAGAATACAATCATAAAATTTTGCTGTAAGCAATTTTAGAAAGTGTTTACTATGGAttttagttaaaaaaaaaagactaaTAATGACATCAACCAAAACTAATTTTAATGTCCCCTAAGGGCATCACATCAGTCAACCTGTGGCGTTGGAATCTCCTTCGGCGTAAACCGGTAGGCAACCTTGTGCGCTTCATCGTAGTGCGGATTCGTTTCGGCGCGTACCCGTTCCAACCAAGCGGTCAGATTGGGTCGACCAACGCGCGGATCGAATCCGGCCAGCTTGGGTTGCTCGATTTCGCAGGCTGCCAGCACGTCGGCGTAGCTCACACCGTCGCCGGCTAGGAACCGTCTGCGTCCGCCGTCCAACCATTCACGTTCGAAAATATCCAGACAGTCGTTCATTCTAGCTTTCAGCCGTTCGACTTTGGCCGCGTCCAGGTCCAAACCCACCAGGGGCCGGATCCAGACGTAGAGGAAATACTGCGCACATTGTGCGCGGATGTTGGCATGCTGCCACTCGAGATACTCGTCCACTCGGGCACGCGCGGTCCGCTCCTGTGGGTACCACGATAGGTTTCGTTGGTGGTCGCCGAATCCAAACTCCCGCTCCAGGTAGCGGAAGATGGCAATGTTTTCTGCTAGTTTAAAGTCACCGTGAACGATGCAGGGCAGTTTGCCAAAACGGTTGATGTTCTCTGTGAACTCGGCTGATTTGTTTTCAACTGAAACAATGAGGAATGTCAAACGAAATTTTATTAGAAATCATTTCATCAAATATTATTTACACTTTCTCAGGGCGATAGGACACTTTTGATGAGGAATTTTTGTTTGCTCCAGGAGAATATATAAAGCACGCGACGGTTGGGAGAGCAGATCGTAATAGTACTTGAGAGCTTTAGTCGCCATTGTCCTATTTGCTCTATCGTGGAACTGGTAAATTCGGCAAAGCTAAACACTCCAATGGACGTTGTCTGTTGATAACAATTCGTTTTGTGtaaatttataa contains these protein-coding regions:
- the LOC128733358 gene encoding glutathione S-transferase theta-1-like, which translates into the protein MAKTLRYYYDLMSQPSRALYIFLEKANIPYEKCIVNLGKGEHLTDEFKAVNRFQKVPCIVDKGLHLAESVAILRYLAREYKIADHWYPADSRLRARIDEYLEWQHHNTRARGAVYFQYMWLRPKLMGSKVNPERAEQYRQELADCLDFIEEEYLGKGSKFLASEEISVADIWAACEIEQPKMAGFDPCAGRPNLSAWMARVRDATNPYYDEAHKLVYKITPESVPKPKL
- the LOC128744069 gene encoding glutathione S-transferase theta-3-like; translation: MATKALKYYYDLLSQPSRALYILLEQTKIPHQKCPIALRKFENKSAEFTENINRFGKLPCIVHGDFKLAENIAIFRYLEREFGFGDHQRNLSWYPQERTARARVDEYLEWQHANIRAQCAQYFLYVWIRPLVGLDLDAAKVERLKARMNDCLDIFEREWLDGGRRRFLAGDGVSYADVLAACEIEQPKLAGFDPRVGRPNLTAWLERVRAETNPHYDEAHKVAYRFTPKEIPTPQVD